The DNA region TGTTTCCTAAGAATGCCTGGTTATGATTCCTGCCCGTCGAATTTACTGGTTGCTGATTCTGGGGACGATCGTGGGCACTGGAATGGCTACCTTAGGCTCCAGCATCCTGCCAGCACTGAATCTGGGCACTGCAATCCTGCTTACCCTGGCCTTTGATGCGGTACTCCTGGGATTAACAGTGCTGGATGGGCTGCGAGTCAAACCTTACCGGGTTGAAGTACAGCGAGAGCCATTGGAGCGGTTGTCTATTGGGCGCGAGAATCCCATTCGGTTAAGGGTGCAGTCTGGCGATCGGGCTGCACAGTTGCAAATCCGGGATGACTACCCCCAAACCTTCCGGATTTCTGAGTCATTCCTCTCCCTCTCCCTGGCTGCCAATGCCAGCGAAACACTCACCTATACTGCCTTTCCCAGTCAGCGAGGCGAGTACGATTGGGGCAACATTCACATCCGCCAGTTGGGATCATGGGGCTTAGCCTGGTATCAGTGGACAATTCCCCAGCGGCAAACCGTGGCTGTCTATCCTGATCTGATTGGGCTGCGATCGCTCTCGATTCAACTCACCTTACAAACTACCGGGAACATTCGACGGGTGCGACGGCAGGGCATGGGCACCGAATTTGTTGAACTGCGGGAGTATGCTACCGGAGACGATCCTCGCTTTATTGACTGGAAGGCCACTGCTCGGCGGGGACGGATGCTGGTGCGGGTGCTGGAACCGGAACAGGAACAAACCCTGATTGTCCTACTGGATCGGGGCCGACTGATGACCGCTCAAGTCAATGGCCTGGCTCGCTTCGATTG from Leptodesmis sichuanensis A121 includes:
- a CDS encoding DUF58 domain-containing protein, translating into MIPARRIYWLLILGTIVGTGMATLGSSILPALNLGTAILLTLAFDAVLLGLTVLDGLRVKPYRVEVQREPLERLSIGRENPIRLRVQSGDRAAQLQIRDDYPQTFRISESFLSLSLAANASETLTYTAFPSQRGEYDWGNIHIRQLGSWGLAWYQWTIPQRQTVAVYPDLIGLRSLSIQLTLQTTGNIRRVRRQGMGTEFVELREYATGDDPRFIDWKATARRGRMLVRVLEPEQEQTLIVLLDRGRLMTAQVNGLARFDWGLNALLSLTLAGLHRGDRVGVGVFDRQLHTWIPPDRGQIQLAKIIDQLTPIQPALLEPDYLGAVTTVATRQTRRALVVLITDVIDAIASAELLAAMGRLTPRHLPFCVTLRDPRIDLKATTPTMAIPDTYARAVALDLLSQRQLALATLKQKGVLILDAPANQISEELVDRYLQLKARNQL